One segment of Halomarina pelagica DNA contains the following:
- a CDS encoding helix-turn-helix domain-containing protein, with amino-acid sequence MSDDEFDADLSPRDIILLKLRIKHPTAPVRELRDILEEEYGISLSHNRVNELLRELEGEEVFRTETVPNRQLFQYHLFRIAFHYPNFEAKWEDCYWDLVEDPHVVLFANADDYYYWTLVTQFNDDREAERWVHYFFKKHGELIAQFDNTKLPTVHKFYTDGNILDERLWESDEGRRYLEHAQDDDEAVESMSTMPPHENDLDN; translated from the coding sequence GTGTCCGACGACGAATTCGACGCTGATCTCTCTCCGAGAGACATCATTCTTCTGAAACTTAGGATCAAGCACCCGACCGCACCGGTTCGAGAGTTGCGCGATATCCTCGAAGAAGAGTACGGCATCTCGTTATCTCACAATCGGGTTAACGAGCTACTTCGCGAACTGGAAGGCGAAGAGGTCTTTCGCACGGAGACAGTCCCGAACAGACAACTCTTTCAGTACCATCTCTTCCGTATCGCCTTTCACTATCCGAACTTCGAGGCGAAGTGGGAGGACTGCTACTGGGATCTCGTCGAGGACCCTCACGTTGTTCTCTTCGCGAACGCCGACGATTACTATTATTGGACGTTAGTAACGCAGTTCAACGATGATCGCGAGGCAGAACGATGGGTCCACTACTTTTTCAAAAAACACGGTGAACTCATCGCTCAGTTCGATAACACGAAGCTTCCGACGGTTCACAAGTTCTACACCGATGGGAACATCCTCGATGAGCGGCTCTGGGAATCAGACGAGGGGCGTCGGTATCTCGAACATGCACAGGACGATGACGAGGCCGTCGAATCGATGTCGACCATGCCTCCCCACGAGAACGATCTCGACAACTAG
- a CDS encoding aldehyde dehydrogenase family protein, translating to MTPDPQSSDRGALEIAERHERAASELIRETELQLYIDGVWVDSIGDARFDVRDPTTGIRLAMAQAGNAADIERAVTAAWRGYETWKTKSPAERQTILTEISDRVEARAEEFARLDSLDNGKPITEARGDIELVVDHFRYFAGAARTLEGKTVPVGRDQHVETIREPYGVVGQIIPWNFPLLMATWKLAPALAAGNAVVLKPAEETPLSLMEFVHEVGDLLPAGALNVVTGYGPEAGASLVEHPRVSKIAFTGSTEVGRGVMKGAANNLTDISLELGGKSPLIVFPDADVNRAVDVAIDAMFYNAGECCCAGTRLFVHDMLREQFVEEFAAAAEALVVGDPLLEKTDIGPKISATQVERTEQYIKLATEVGGQVVTGGGRPTDDRLGRGNFVLPTVIERAPHEARAAQEEIFGPVELVFGWNSYDRLIEQVNDVKFGLAAGIVTDDLTTARRAARDIEVGNVWVNQYNEFPAGQPFGGYKQSGIGRETARETIEAYTRTKTINFRVG from the coding sequence GTGACTCCAGACCCACAATCGTCAGACCGTGGCGCTCTCGAGATCGCCGAACGCCACGAACGGGCAGCCAGCGAGCTGATACGAGAAACGGAACTACAGCTCTACATCGACGGGGTATGGGTAGACAGCATTGGTGATGCACGGTTTGACGTCCGTGATCCGACGACAGGCATACGACTCGCGATGGCACAGGCGGGGAATGCTGCGGACATAGAGCGCGCTGTGACGGCCGCGTGGCGCGGTTACGAGACGTGGAAGACGAAGTCCCCTGCCGAACGGCAGACGATCCTTACCGAGATCTCGGACCGCGTCGAGGCCCGGGCTGAGGAGTTCGCCCGACTCGACTCGCTCGACAACGGAAAGCCGATCACGGAAGCCCGAGGAGACATCGAACTCGTCGTCGACCACTTTCGATACTTCGCGGGGGCGGCCCGAACGTTGGAGGGGAAGACGGTCCCCGTCGGTCGCGATCAACACGTCGAGACTATCCGCGAGCCGTACGGGGTCGTAGGACAGATCATACCGTGGAACTTCCCCCTACTGATGGCGACCTGGAAACTCGCTCCGGCGCTGGCGGCGGGGAACGCCGTGGTGTTGAAACCGGCCGAGGAGACGCCACTGTCGTTGATGGAGTTCGTCCACGAGGTAGGTGATCTTCTCCCGGCCGGGGCGCTGAACGTCGTCACGGGATACGGACCGGAGGCGGGAGCGTCACTCGTCGAACATCCGCGCGTCAGCAAGATCGCATTTACGGGGTCGACGGAGGTCGGCCGCGGCGTCATGAAAGGTGCCGCGAATAATCTGACGGATATCTCACTGGAGCTAGGAGGGAAGAGTCCGCTCATCGTCTTTCCCGACGCAGACGTGAATCGGGCCGTCGATGTGGCGATCGACGCGATGTTCTATAACGCGGGGGAGTGTTGCTGTGCGGGAACGCGGCTGTTCGTGCACGACATGCTCCGCGAGCAGTTCGTCGAGGAATTCGCCGCCGCCGCAGAGGCACTCGTGGTGGGCGATCCGCTCTTGGAGAAGACGGACATCGGACCGAAGATCTCGGCCACGCAGGTCGAGCGAACCGAACAGTACATCAAACTCGCTACTGAGGTGGGTGGTCAGGTTGTAACCGGCGGTGGCCGACCGACCGATGACCGACTCGGGCGAGGGAATTTCGTCCTCCCGACGGTGATCGAGCGCGCCCCCCACGAGGCGCGCGCTGCACAGGAGGAGATATTCGGGCCGGTCGAGCTCGTCTTCGGCTGGAATAGCTACGACCGACTCATCGAGCAGGTCAACGACGTAAAATTCGGACTGGCCGCCGGTATCGTCACCGACGATCTCACGACAGCCCGTCGAGCAGCCCGAGACATCGAGGTAGGGAACGTCTGGGTGAACCAGTACAACGAGTTCCCGGCCGGCCAACCATTCGGCGGGTACAAACAGTCCGGAATCGGTAGAGAGACGGCCCGTGAAACTATCGAGGCGTACACTCGAACGAAGACCATCAACTTCAGAGTCGGGTGA
- a CDS encoding RNA-guided endonuclease TnpB family protein, with translation MRKGPLRLNSGKELRLRRLLATYREALADAFDSGADTMGGVSDVVTPFDLPYQAKAALCSYVPKLRKTYNARELDDEHPLRLTNQAAKFDRDESRHYEICWNVPQPGRGTNFWIPLRLNPDQEPLWSDLLNGDAKAGEIRLQQNRSSWVLHVAVHYEVSEPETDGDETYIGFDIGESALITGCALKRNTPTKPILESGSRARHLRKVMFTTLRRLQQRDAAEWRIDERFAHYQNALTDIVEQASRRAVEYARQFETPVIVMEDLSYIRERLDYGKFMNRRLHAWAFARLQGRIEDKATEAGIRVEYVNPAYTSQTCHACNRIGRRRTQAAFVCPHDDCHVTEFHADINAAAKVASRANPWGESVPWKPERDDSPRDGSGRDTATVHRESSAKPAQMTLSAYSD, from the coding sequence TTGAGGAAGGGGCCTTTGCGCCTCAATTCAGGTAAGGAGCTTCGCCTTCGTCGCCTTCTTGCCACCTACCGCGAAGCGTTGGCCGATGCGTTTGATTCAGGGGCGGATACGATGGGGGGCGTCAGCGATGTGGTGACGCCGTTCGACCTCCCGTATCAGGCAAAGGCTGCTCTGTGCAGCTACGTTCCGAAGCTCCGCAAGACGTACAACGCCCGCGAGTTGGACGATGAACACCCACTACGACTCACGAATCAAGCCGCGAAGTTCGACCGGGACGAATCTCGACACTACGAGATTTGCTGGAACGTCCCTCAACCCGGTAGAGGGACGAACTTCTGGATTCCGCTCCGGTTGAACCCGGACCAAGAACCGTTGTGGTCTGACCTGCTCAACGGAGACGCCAAAGCTGGCGAGATTCGACTACAGCAGAACCGAAGTAGCTGGGTGCTTCACGTCGCCGTCCACTACGAGGTTTCAGAACCCGAAACGGACGGCGACGAGACGTACATCGGCTTCGATATCGGCGAATCTGCGTTGATTACGGGCTGTGCCCTCAAACGCAACACGCCGACGAAGCCGATACTCGAAAGTGGCAGTCGAGCGCGACACCTCCGCAAGGTGATGTTCACGACGCTCCGGCGATTGCAACAGCGTGACGCCGCCGAGTGGCGGATCGACGAACGGTTCGCCCACTACCAGAACGCGCTCACGGATATTGTCGAGCAGGCGTCTCGGCGCGCTGTTGAATACGCCCGACAGTTCGAGACCCCCGTCATCGTCATGGAGGACCTCTCGTACATCCGCGAGCGCCTTGACTACGGCAAGTTCATGAACCGCCGCCTGCACGCGTGGGCGTTCGCCCGGCTACAGGGTCGTATCGAGGATAAAGCGACAGAGGCGGGGATTCGCGTCGAGTACGTCAACCCGGCGTACACAAGCCAGACGTGCCACGCCTGCAACCGAATCGGGCGGCGACGTACGCAAGCGGCGTTCGTCTGTCCGCACGACGACTGCCACGTAACGGAGTTTCACGCGGATATCAACGCGGCGGCGAAAGTCGCCAGTCGCGCAAACCCGTGGGGAGAGAGCGTTCCTTGGAAACCGGAACGCGATGACTCGCCTCGGGATGGGAGCGGTCGTGACACCGCCACAGTCCACCGAGAGTCGAGTGCGAAACCCGCACAGATGACGCTCTCGGCGTACTCGGACTGA
- a CDS encoding aldehyde ferredoxin oxidoreductase family protein, translating to MTELGGFQDHVARIDLSSGEVNYEGIDEEDAKQYLGARGLGVKYVFDQGPDVDPLGPENLLAFTNGPLTGTQVVMSGRIAVCTKSPLTGTVTDSHHGGWSGARLKWAGFDGLLFEGQAEEPVYAVVEDGEVELRDASHLWGRDFHEVRDTLEEECEGSYGKNLSVMGIGQAGENGVKFACIMNEDDRASGRGGTGCVMGSKNLKAIVVKSNTKMPKPADPETFRTGHQQAMQVIQESEVTAPNEGGLSLYGTNVLMNISEEMDGLPTKNGRYTSTGSYSDDEGVEIDAEHVSGENVRENILVDEPTCHSCPVACKKEVEVSTSHKGEDMNVRMESYEYESAWALGPNSGHTDRDDIAVMIDRCNDHGMDTIETGNIMAMAMEMTEEGTFDDLGEGIDWGNSEAMIELVTKIATRETKLAEHLGEGQRHMVDRFDAENNSLAVKGQAIAAYDPRCMKGMGIGYATSNRGACHLRGYTPAAEILGIPEKVDPYEWRGKGELCATFQDMHAISDSFDICKFNAFAEGVEEYVLQYNGMTGLDVSEEELMQAGERVYNLERYYNNLNGFDADDDSLPARFLEGGIPGQGASEGQYCELEEMKEEYYDHRGWVDGVVSEEKLDELGIDVGPGTGVSLNDRGSAAAPSDD from the coding sequence ATGACTGAACTCGGCGGCTTCCAGGATCACGTAGCACGCATCGACCTCTCGTCGGGCGAGGTGAACTACGAGGGAATCGACGAAGAGGACGCGAAACAGTACCTCGGGGCGCGCGGGCTCGGGGTGAAGTACGTCTTCGACCAGGGGCCGGATGTGGATCCGCTCGGGCCGGAGAACCTGCTGGCGTTCACGAACGGGCCGCTCACGGGGACGCAGGTGGTGATGAGCGGGCGCATCGCCGTCTGCACGAAATCGCCGCTCACCGGCACCGTGACGGACTCCCACCACGGGGGCTGGTCGGGCGCGCGCCTGAAGTGGGCCGGCTTCGACGGCCTGCTCTTCGAGGGGCAGGCCGAAGAGCCCGTCTACGCCGTCGTCGAGGACGGCGAGGTCGAACTCCGCGACGCGTCTCATCTGTGGGGTAGGGACTTCCATGAAGTCCGCGATACCTTAGAGGAGGAGTGTGAGGGAAGTTACGGCAAGAATTTGTCCGTGATGGGCATCGGTCAGGCGGGCGAGAACGGCGTCAAGTTCGCCTGCATCATGAACGAGGACGACCGCGCCTCCGGGCGCGGCGGCACGGGCTGCGTGATGGGCTCGAAGAACCTGAAGGCAATCGTCGTAAAATCTAACACAAAAATGCCGAAGCCGGCGGACCCGGAGACCTTCCGCACGGGCCACCAGCAGGCCATGCAGGTCATCCAGGAGTCGGAGGTCACCGCGCCCAACGAGGGCGGCCTCTCGCTCTACGGCACCAACGTCCTCATGAACATTAGCGAGGAGATGGACGGCCTCCCAACGAAAAACGGGAGGTACACCTCGACAGGATCCTATAGCGACGACGAGGGCGTCGAGATCGACGCCGAACACGTCTCGGGCGAGAACGTCCGCGAGAACATCCTCGTGGACGAGCCGACCTGTCACTCCTGTCCGGTCGCCTGCAAGAAGGAAGTCGAGGTCTCCACCAGCCACAAGGGCGAGGACATGAACGTCCGGATGGAGTCCTACGAGTACGAGTCGGCGTGGGCACTCGGCCCCAACTCCGGTCATACGGATCGGGACGACATCGCGGTCATGATCGACCGGTGTAACGACCACGGCATGGATACCATCGAGACGGGCAACATCATGGCGATGGCGATGGAGATGACCGAGGAGGGCACGTTCGACGACCTCGGCGAGGGGATCGACTGGGGTAATTCAGAGGCCATGATCGAGTTGGTGACGAAGATCGCGACTCGCGAGACGAAACTGGCCGAGCATCTCGGCGAGGGGCAGAGACACATGGTCGATCGGTTCGATGCGGAGAACAACTCGCTGGCGGTGAAGGGACAAGCCATCGCGGCGTACGACCCGCGCTGCATGAAGGGGATGGGGATCGGGTACGCCACCTCGAACCGCGGGGCGTGTCACCTGCGCGGGTACACGCCGGCGGCGGAGATCCTCGGCATCCCCGAGAAGGTCGACCCCTACGAGTGGCGCGGCAAGGGCGAACTCTGCGCCACCTTCCAGGACATGCACGCGATCAGCGACTCCTTCGACATCTGCAAGTTCAACGCCTTCGCGGAGGGCGTCGAGGAGTACGTCCTGCAGTACAACGGCATGACCGGCCTCGACGTGAGCGAGGAGGAACTCATGCAGGCCGGCGAGCGCGTCTACAACCTCGAACGGTACTACAACAACCTCAACGGCTTCGACGCCGACGACGACTCCCTGCCCGCACGCTTCCTCGAGGGCGGCATCCCCGGCCAGGGCGCGAGCGAGGGGCAGTACTGCGAGCTCGAGGAGATGAAGGAGGAGTACTACGACCACCGCGGCTGGGTCGACGGCGTGGTCAGCGAGGAGAAACTCGACGAACTCGGTATCGACGTCGGTCCCGGAACCGGCGTCAGCCTGAACGACCGCGGTAGCGCAGCTGCCCCTTCCGACGACTGA